In Mesorhizobium sp., one DNA window encodes the following:
- a CDS encoding GNAT family N-acetyltransferase, with protein MNAVPAPAYAFSIVSETARDIAAREALLDRAMGPGRKRKSSEKIRRGRLPAQGLAFVACGEDGRVVGTVRLWDVAMETAPSSGASRHLLPVGEKGLATDAPSSPHRGEGGSRSEPGEGVSWGRALLLGPLAVEPSLKSAGIGSALMRHAIEEAARLGHGAILLVGDAPYYARFGFSAEKTDRLAMPGPYEKHRFLALELKAGALDGAQGVLKAAGRKAETAKVALAA; from the coding sequence GTGAACGCAGTGCCTGCCCCCGCCTACGCCTTTTCCATCGTTTCCGAGACCGCCCGCGACATTGCCGCGCGCGAGGCGCTGCTCGACCGCGCCATGGGTCCGGGCCGCAAGCGCAAGTCGTCGGAGAAGATCCGCCGCGGGCGCCTGCCGGCACAGGGCCTGGCCTTCGTCGCGTGCGGCGAGGACGGGCGCGTGGTGGGAACGGTCAGGCTGTGGGATGTGGCGATGGAAACAGCCCCCTCATCCGGCGCTTCGCGCCACCTTCTCCCCGTGGGGGAGAAGGGGCTCGCGACGGATGCGCCCTCCTCTCCCCATCGGGGAGAGGGTGGCTCGCGCAGCGAGCCGGGTGAGGGGGTGTCGTGGGGCCGCGCCCTGCTGCTCGGCCCGCTGGCGGTCGAACCGTCGCTGAAGTCGGCCGGCATCGGCTCGGCGCTGATGCGTCACGCGATCGAAGAGGCTGCCCGGCTCGGTCATGGCGCGATCCTGCTCGTCGGCGACGCGCCGTACTACGCCCGCTTCGGCTTCTCGGCGGAGAAGACCGACCGGCTGGCAATGCCCGGACCCTACGAGAAGCACCGGTTCCTGGCGCTGGAGCTGAAGGCCGGCGCGCTCGACGGCGCACAGGGCGTGCTGAAGGCGGCGGGGCGGAAGGCCGAGACGGCGAAGGTGGCGTTGGCGGCGTAG
- a CDS encoding MarR family transcriptional regulator — translation MVEDVVRALGFLCLGTRFRRIGERLQADTQKIIGAYDGPVQPALHPLLAALDRLGPLGIGEISEALGITQPGATRSVSELAKMGLVAAQAPPDDQRRRVITLTEAGRAAVEQAKAAIWPRIEAAVADLCRDLPDGLLAQLAAIEDRLAERPLARRPEEE, via the coding sequence ATGGTCGAAGATGTGGTGCGGGCGCTGGGGTTTCTGTGCCTCGGCACGCGGTTTCGCCGCATCGGCGAGCGGCTGCAGGCGGATACGCAGAAGATCATCGGCGCGTATGACGGGCCGGTGCAGCCGGCGCTGCATCCGCTGCTTGCCGCGCTCGACCGGCTCGGACCGCTCGGCATCGGCGAGATCTCCGAGGCGCTGGGGATCACTCAGCCCGGTGCGACGCGGTCGGTGTCGGAGCTCGCGAAGATGGGGCTGGTCGCGGCGCAGGCGCCGCCCGACGACCAGCGCCGGCGCGTGATCACGCTGACCGAGGCCGGCCGCGCGGCGGTGGAGCAGGCCAAGGCGGCGATCTGGCCGCGCATCGAGGCGGCGGTGGCGGACCTCTGCCGCGACCTGCCGGACGGGCTCCTGGCGCAACTGGCCGCGATCGAGGACCGGCTCGCCGAGCGGCCGCTGGCGCGGCGGCCGGAGGAGGAATGA
- a CDS encoding GNAT family N-acetyltransferase: MTHLLDRPIWTSLLSRHAALAEGGRLAKRYPADMSAFAAAGDETAESIAALGELAQPGGTLLLVQKETPVLPAGYAAEVRATLVQMVAGGPVAFADDERIRPLGRADAADMLELATLTKPGPFSLRAQDFGPFWGIRENGRLIAMAGQRMGQDGFRELSGVCTHPDAQGQGLGRLMSLHGARQIQEAGDTAYLHAYATNATAIRLYESIGFRLRETMNMAVMRNVE; this comes from the coding sequence ATGACGCATCTTCTCGACAGGCCGATCTGGACCTCGCTCCTGTCGCGCCATGCGGCGCTGGCCGAGGGCGGGCGGCTGGCCAAGCGCTACCCGGCCGACATGTCCGCCTTCGCGGCGGCCGGCGACGAGACGGCGGAGAGCATCGCGGCGCTCGGCGAGCTCGCGCAGCCGGGCGGGACGCTGCTGCTCGTGCAGAAAGAGACGCCGGTCCTGCCCGCCGGATACGCGGCGGAGGTTCGGGCAACACTCGTGCAAATGGTCGCGGGCGGCCCGGTCGCCTTCGCCGACGACGAGCGCATCCGCCCGCTCGGGCGCGCCGACGCGGCCGACATGCTGGAGCTTGCGACACTCACGAAGCCCGGGCCGTTCTCGCTGCGAGCGCAGGATTTCGGGCCGTTCTGGGGCATCCGAGAGAACGGCCGGCTGATCGCGATGGCCGGCCAGCGGATGGGGCAGGACGGGTTTCGCGAACTGAGCGGCGTCTGCACGCATCCGGACGCGCAGGGGCAGGGGCTCGGGCGGCTGATGTCGCTCCACGGCGCGCGGCAAATCCAGGAGGCGGGCGACACCGCCTACCTGCACGCCTACGCGACCAATGCCACGGCGATCAGGCTCTACGAGAGCATCGGGTTCCGGCTGCGCGAAACGATGAACATGGCGGTCATGCGCAACGTCGAATGA
- a CDS encoding type II toxin-antitoxin system RelE/ParE family toxin, whose protein sequence is MFEVRRTETFKRWLGALRDETARLRIEARIYRLSKGNAGDVKAVGEGVFELRVDHGPGYRVYFMRQAFFVVLLLIGGDKSTQRKDIAAAIAMAKERRR, encoded by the coding sequence ATGTTTGAAGTGCGGCGGACCGAAACGTTCAAGCGCTGGCTCGGCGCGCTGCGCGACGAAACGGCGCGTTTGCGGATCGAGGCCAGGATTTATCGACTGTCCAAAGGAAATGCCGGAGACGTCAAGGCTGTCGGCGAGGGCGTCTTCGAACTCAGGGTGGACCACGGTCCCGGCTACCGGGTCTATTTCATGCGACAGGCATTTTTCGTGGTGCTATTGTTAATTGGTGGCGACAAGAGCACGCAACGGAAAGATATTGCTGCCGCGATCGCCATGGCCAAGGAGCGCCGCCGATGA
- a CDS encoding addiction module antidote protein has protein sequence MTVKTTRWDVTESLDTDERIAGFIKVALEDGGDDPWMAASLLDDMARAIGMNEIARRTGIARELLYQALDSQNDHKKPTVSDILARVSDKLGARVKHEAAE, from the coding sequence ATGACGGTCAAGACCACGCGCTGGGATGTGACTGAGAGTCTGGACACCGACGAGCGTATCGCCGGCTTCATCAAGGTCGCCCTGGAGGATGGCGGGGACGACCCGTGGATGGCCGCATCCCTTCTCGACGACATGGCGCGCGCCATTGGCATGAACGAAATCGCAAGGCGGACCGGTATCGCCCGCGAGTTGCTCTATCAAGCGCTCGATTCGCAGAACGATCACAAGAAGCCGACCGTCAGCGATATATTGGCGCGTGTCAGCGATAAGCTTGGCGCGAGAGTGAAGCACGAGGCGGCCGAATAG
- a CDS encoding SCP2 sterol-binding domain-containing protein, translating into MSVEDIAAKMKDKVAASGFDRSVKFDLKGEGVIVIDGTSVSTTDAPADCTITISMDDFKDLIAGELNPTAAFMTGKIKVAGDMSVAMALSQIV; encoded by the coding sequence ATGAGCGTTGAAGACATCGCCGCGAAGATGAAGGACAAGGTTGCCGCCAGCGGCTTCGACCGTTCGGTCAAGTTCGACCTGAAGGGCGAGGGCGTGATCGTCATCGACGGCACCAGCGTCTCGACCACCGACGCCCCCGCCGACTGCACGATCACCATCTCCATGGACGACTTCAAGGATTTGATCGCCGGCGAACTGAACCCCACCGCCGCCTTCATGACCGGCAAGATCAAGGTCGCCGGCGACATGTCGGTCGCCATGGCGCTCAGCCAGATCGTGTGA
- a CDS encoding SDR family oxidoreductase, with protein MGYRSILRQDCFSGQTIVVTGGGSGIGRCVAHELASLGAHVVITGRKQDKLDRVVAEIAEDGGSAEARAFDIRDEEAVKAAVESIVSARGRIDGLVNNAGGQFPAPMETISKKGFDAVVANNLTGGFLVMREVFSQSMRAHGGAIVNMAADMWRGMPGMAHSGAARAGMVNLTKTAAYEWGPAGVRVNCVAPGWVASSGMDTYDGMTKALIPTLKKHVPLGRIGVEAEVSSVICFLLSPAASFIAGVTVPIDGGAPLGSALFPTAKGRGTEPFDGFHRAVVPEVLRGGEG; from the coding sequence ATGGGATATCGCAGCATACTGCGACAGGACTGTTTCAGCGGACAGACAATCGTGGTGACGGGCGGCGGATCGGGCATCGGCCGCTGCGTCGCGCACGAGCTGGCGAGCCTCGGCGCGCATGTCGTCATCACCGGGCGCAAGCAGGACAAGCTCGACCGCGTGGTGGCTGAGATCGCCGAGGACGGCGGCTCGGCGGAGGCGCGCGCGTTCGACATCCGCGACGAGGAGGCGGTGAAGGCGGCGGTCGAATCGATCGTCTCGGCGCGGGGACGCATCGACGGGCTGGTCAACAATGCCGGCGGGCAGTTTCCCGCGCCGATGGAGACGATCTCCAAGAAGGGCTTCGACGCGGTCGTCGCCAACAACCTGACCGGCGGCTTCCTGGTGATGCGCGAGGTGTTTTCGCAGTCGATGCGGGCGCATGGCGGCGCCATCGTCAACATGGCCGCCGACATGTGGCGCGGCATGCCGGGCATGGCGCATTCGGGCGCGGCACGCGCCGGCATGGTCAATCTGACGAAGACGGCGGCCTACGAATGGGGGCCGGCCGGCGTGCGGGTCAACTGCGTGGCGCCTGGCTGGGTCGCCTCGTCGGGCATGGACACCTATGACGGGATGACCAAGGCGCTGATCCCGACGCTGAAGAAGCACGTGCCGCTGGGACGCATCGGGGTCGAGGCGGAAGTCTCGTCGGTGATCTGCTTCCTCTTGTCGCCGGCCGCGTCCTTTATCGCCGGCGTCACGGTTCCGATCGATGGCGGCGCGCCGCTCGGGTCGGCGCTGTTTCCCACGGCCAAGGGCAGGGGCACGGAGCCTTTCGACGGGTTCCACCGGGCGGTCGTGCCCGAGGTGCTGAGGGGCGGGGAGGGGTGA
- a CDS encoding carboxyl transferase domain-containing protein has translation MPVLASAIDPRSPAFKANAEAMAGKLAKVRELEERVQQNSAARRETFEKRGQILPRERVERLLDRGAPFLEISSLAGYRMHDDDGGKNIMGGGSIAGIGVVSGKRVMITANDSGIKGGTIPPMGLRKALRLQEIALENRLPIVSLVESGGANLLYQAEMFVEGGRSFANQARLSAAGIPQIAIVHGSSTAGGAYLPGLSDYVVLVKGRSKIFLAGPPLVKAAIGEDASDEELGGADLHGRVTGLGEYVADDDVQALAFGRQILRNLNWDEVAASPGSNAPLFDADELLGIVPADDKVPFDMREVIARIVDGSDFLEFKAAYGSETVCGHAAVDGHRIGIIGNNGPIMPDGSTKAAQFIQLCDQSGTPLVFLQNTTGYMVGKQAEADGAIKHGSKMIQAVANARVAKFTFVIGGSYGAGNYGMCGRGFSPRFIFSWPSARTAVMGGEQAARVMEIVARGKAAREGGAVDEDALARQSAMIRGGVEAQSDALFATARLWDDGIIDPRDTRAVLALCLAVAAEGERRELRANTFGVARM, from the coding sequence ATGCCGGTCCTCGCATCCGCTATCGATCCGCGCTCGCCCGCCTTCAAGGCCAATGCCGAGGCGATGGCGGGCAAGCTCGCCAAGGTGCGCGAGCTGGAGGAGCGGGTGCAGCAGAATTCGGCTGCGCGGCGCGAGACCTTCGAGAAGCGCGGGCAGATTCTTCCGCGCGAACGCGTCGAGAGGTTGCTCGACCGCGGCGCGCCGTTTCTCGAGATCTCGTCTCTCGCCGGCTACCGCATGCATGACGACGACGGCGGCAAGAACATCATGGGCGGCGGCTCGATCGCCGGCATCGGCGTCGTGTCGGGCAAGCGCGTGATGATCACGGCCAACGACAGCGGCATCAAGGGCGGGACGATCCCGCCGATGGGACTGAGGAAGGCGCTGCGACTGCAGGAGATCGCGCTGGAGAACAGGCTGCCGATCGTCTCGCTGGTCGAGAGCGGCGGGGCGAACCTGCTCTACCAGGCGGAGATGTTCGTCGAAGGCGGCCGCTCCTTCGCCAACCAGGCGCGGCTGTCGGCCGCCGGCATTCCGCAGATCGCCATCGTGCACGGCTCGTCGACGGCGGGCGGGGCCTACCTGCCCGGCCTGTCGGACTATGTCGTGCTGGTGAAGGGACGGTCCAAGATCTTCCTCGCCGGCCCGCCGCTGGTGAAGGCGGCGATCGGCGAGGACGCCAGCGACGAGGAGCTCGGCGGCGCCGACCTGCACGGCCGCGTCACCGGGCTCGGCGAATATGTCGCCGACGACGATGTGCAGGCGCTGGCGTTCGGCCGGCAGATCCTGCGCAACCTGAACTGGGATGAGGTCGCGGCTTCGCCGGGATCGAATGCTCCGCTGTTCGATGCGGACGAATTGCTGGGCATCGTGCCGGCTGACGACAAGGTTCCGTTCGACATGCGCGAGGTGATCGCGCGGATCGTCGACGGCTCGGACTTCCTCGAATTCAAGGCGGCCTACGGGTCCGAGACGGTGTGCGGCCACGCCGCCGTCGACGGACACCGGATCGGGATCATCGGCAATAACGGGCCGATCATGCCTGACGGCTCGACCAAGGCGGCGCAGTTCATCCAGCTCTGCGACCAGTCGGGCACGCCGCTGGTCTTCCTGCAGAACACGACCGGCTACATGGTGGGCAAACAGGCAGAAGCCGACGGAGCGATCAAGCACGGGTCGAAGATGATCCAGGCGGTGGCGAACGCGCGGGTGGCGAAGTTCACCTTCGTCATCGGCGGGTCGTACGGCGCGGGCAATTACGGCATGTGCGGCCGGGGCTTCTCGCCGCGCTTCATCTTCTCCTGGCCGTCGGCGCGCACCGCGGTGATGGGCGGCGAGCAGGCGGCGCGGGTGATGGAGATCGTGGCACGCGGCAAGGCCGCTCGCGAGGGAGGCGCCGTCGACGAGGACGCGCTCGCCAGGCAGAGCGCGATGATCCGCGGCGGCGTCGAGGCGCAGTCGGACGCGCTGTTTGCGACGGCACGGCTGTGGGACGACGGCATCATCGACCCGCGCGATACGCGGGCCGTGCTGGCGCTGTGCCTGGCGGTGGCGGCGGAAGGGGAGAGACGGGAGTTGCGGGCGAACACGTTCGGCGTGGCGAGGATGTAG
- a CDS encoding acyl-CoA dehydrogenase family protein, with the protein MKFTPEHESLRRTVAKFVENEINPHVEEWEAAEEFPSHDLFKKLGDLGLLGIKYDPDYGGLGLDFTYSMVMAEELGLVTCGGVPMAIGVHTDMCTPAMNRFGSDHVKRNFLAPAIAGDVVGCLGVSEPGGGSDVAAVKTTARKDGSDYVISGTKMWITNGMKADWCCLLANTSDGPVHKNKSLIAVPMDAKGITRQKIKKIGMNSSDTAQLFFDEVRVPQANIIGQEGFGFTMQMMQFQEERLWGAMSSIKGLDRLIDLTIDYTRDRQAFGRSVLDNQVVHYRLAELRTEVEALRALTWSAAEQYVSGKDVTKLASMAKLKCGRLAREVTDSCLQYWGGMGYTFDNPVSRAYRDTRLVSIGGGADEVMLSIICKLEGTLPGTGNKAKSH; encoded by the coding sequence ATGAAATTCACGCCCGAACACGAGAGCCTTCGCCGCACGGTGGCGAAGTTCGTGGAGAACGAAATCAACCCGCATGTCGAGGAATGGGAGGCGGCGGAGGAGTTTCCGTCGCACGATCTGTTCAAGAAACTCGGCGATCTCGGTCTGCTCGGCATCAAATACGATCCCGACTATGGCGGGCTGGGGCTCGACTTCACCTATTCGATGGTGATGGCGGAGGAACTTGGGCTGGTGACCTGCGGCGGCGTGCCGATGGCGATCGGCGTCCACACCGACATGTGCACGCCGGCGATGAACCGCTTCGGCTCCGACCACGTGAAGCGCAATTTCCTCGCGCCGGCGATCGCCGGCGACGTCGTCGGCTGCCTCGGCGTGTCGGAACCGGGCGGCGGCTCGGACGTGGCGGCGGTGAAGACCACGGCGCGCAAGGACGGCTCGGATTACGTGATCTCCGGCACCAAGATGTGGATCACCAACGGCATGAAGGCCGACTGGTGCTGCCTGCTCGCCAATACGTCGGACGGACCGGTGCACAAGAACAAGTCGCTGATCGCCGTGCCGATGGATGCCAAGGGCATCACGCGCCAGAAAATCAAGAAGATCGGCATGAACTCGTCGGACACGGCGCAGCTGTTCTTCGACGAGGTGCGGGTGCCGCAGGCCAACATCATCGGCCAGGAGGGCTTCGGCTTCACCATGCAGATGATGCAGTTCCAGGAAGAGCGGCTGTGGGGCGCGATGAGCTCAATCAAGGGGCTCGACCGGCTGATCGACCTCACCATCGACTATACGCGCGACCGGCAGGCTTTCGGCAGATCGGTGCTCGACAACCAGGTGGTGCACTACCGGCTGGCCGAGCTGCGCACCGAGGTCGAGGCGCTCAGGGCGCTGACCTGGAGCGCGGCGGAGCAATATGTCTCCGGCAAGGACGTGACCAAGCTCGCCTCGATGGCGAAGCTCAAATGCGGGCGGCTGGCCCGCGAGGTAACGGATTCCTGCCTGCAGTACTGGGGCGGCATGGGCTACACGTTCGACAATCCGGTGAGCCGCGCCTATCGCGACACGCGGCTGGTCTCGATCGGCGGCGGCGCGGACGAGGTGATGCTGTCGATCATCTGCAAGCTGGAGGGCACGCTGCCCGGCACCGGCAACAAGGCGAAGTCGCACTGA